A part of Streptococcus porcinus genomic DNA contains:
- the lepB gene encoding signal peptidase I, with the protein MKNFIKEWGLFILFILIFGISRLTYWQPVRVDGHSMDPTLAHNERLIVLRHTKINRFDVVVAKEEEDGQTKEIVKRVIGLPGDTISFKNDMLSINGKETQEPYLKEYLAAFQEDKLEKTYSYNTLFQELAKSANAFTVDSSGRTEFSITVPKGEYFLLGDDRIVSRDSREVGTFKKTDLIGKVKLRYWPINKFHIFQ; encoded by the coding sequence ATGAAAAACTTTATCAAAGAATGGGGACTCTTTATCCTCTTTATCCTTATTTTCGGAATTTCACGCCTTACCTATTGGCAACCTGTCAGAGTTGACGGCCATTCGATGGATCCTACCTTGGCCCACAATGAACGGTTAATCGTATTACGTCATACAAAAATTAATCGTTTTGATGTGGTCGTTGCAAAAGAAGAAGAAGACGGTCAAACCAAAGAAATTGTTAAGCGAGTCATTGGTCTGCCTGGCGACACTATTTCTTTCAAAAATGATATGTTATCTATTAACGGCAAAGAAACACAAGAACCTTATCTTAAAGAGTACTTAGCAGCCTTCCAAGAAGATAAACTTGAAAAAACTTACTCTTATAACACTCTCTTTCAAGAGCTAGCAAAAAGTGCTAATGCTTTCACTGTTGATAGTTCTGGGAGGACAGAGTTCTCAATTACTGTTCCTAAAGGAGAGTATTTCTTACTCGGAGACGACCGGATTGTTTCACGCGATAGTCGTGAAGTAGGAACCTTCAAAAAAACTGATTTAATTGGAAAAGTAAAATTGCGATACTGGCCAATCAATAAGTTTCACATATTTCAATAG